The following are encoded together in the Bradyrhizobium genosp. L genome:
- a CDS encoding class I adenylate-forming enzyme family protein, producing MDWSQHAIPPMRLEPRFGDRVVPAFVERPHSLWAMIEQAVAQNGDGEALVCGDVRLSWREVAAQSAKVAAGFAKLGLAPGDRVAILLGNRIEFVLTLFAAAHAGLVTVLLSTRQQKPEIAYVLNDCGAKALVHEATLAERIPDAADIPGLINRIAVSDDGDSPFAALRDHAPSAVPAEVREEDTAMILYTSGTTGKPKGAMLAHCNIIHSSMVFVSTLKLTQADRSIAAVPLAHVTGAVANVTAMLRCAGTLIIMPEFKASEYLKLAARERVSYTVMVPTMYNLCLLQPDFDSTDLSSWRIGGFGGAPMPVATIEKLDAKIPGLKLANCYGATETTSPSTLMPGELTASHIDSVGLPCPGAEIIVMGSDGREVPRGEIGELWIRSASVIKGYWNNPKASAESFTAGFWHSGDLGSVDAQNFVRVFDRQKDMINRGGLKIYSAEVESVLAGHPAVIESAIIAKPCPVLGERVHAVIVTRAEVSADALRAWCAERLSDYKVPETIALTSDPLPRNANGKVIKRQLREGLADRA from the coding sequence ATGGATTGGTCGCAGCACGCAATTCCGCCGATGCGGCTCGAGCCGCGCTTTGGCGATCGCGTCGTGCCGGCCTTCGTGGAACGGCCGCATAGCCTCTGGGCGATGATCGAACAGGCGGTCGCACAGAACGGCGACGGCGAGGCGCTGGTCTGTGGCGATGTGCGCCTGAGCTGGCGCGAGGTCGCAGCCCAATCGGCAAAGGTCGCGGCGGGCTTCGCGAAGCTCGGGCTTGCGCCCGGCGACCGCGTCGCGATCCTGCTCGGCAACCGTATCGAATTCGTGCTGACGCTGTTTGCCGCCGCGCATGCCGGCCTCGTGACGGTGCTGCTCTCGACCCGCCAGCAGAAACCCGAGATCGCCTATGTGCTGAACGATTGCGGCGCCAAGGCGCTGGTGCACGAGGCTACGCTCGCCGAGCGCATCCCCGACGCCGCCGACATTCCCGGCCTCATCAATCGTATCGCCGTCAGTGACGACGGCGACTCGCCATTCGCCGCGCTGCGCGACCATGCGCCGTCCGCCGTGCCGGCGGAGGTGAGGGAAGAGGACACGGCGATGATCCTCTACACTTCGGGCACGACAGGAAAACCAAAAGGCGCGATGCTTGCGCATTGCAACATCATCCACTCCTCGATGGTGTTCGTGTCGACCTTGAAGCTGACGCAGGCCGATCGCTCGATCGCGGCGGTGCCGCTCGCGCATGTCACCGGCGCTGTCGCCAACGTCACGGCGATGTTGCGCTGTGCCGGCACGCTGATCATCATGCCGGAGTTCAAGGCCTCTGAGTATCTCAAGCTCGCGGCGCGCGAGCGCGTCAGCTACACCGTGATGGTGCCGACGATGTACAATCTCTGCCTGTTGCAGCCGGATTTCGACAGCACCGATCTGTCGAGCTGGCGCATCGGCGGCTTCGGCGGCGCGCCGATGCCGGTCGCGACCATCGAAAAGCTCGACGCCAAGATTCCGGGGCTCAAGCTCGCCAATTGCTACGGCGCGACCGAGACCACGTCGCCGTCGACCTTGATGCCGGGTGAGTTGACCGCCAGCCATATCGACAGCGTCGGCCTGCCGTGCCCCGGCGCCGAGATCATCGTGATGGGATCTGATGGCCGCGAAGTGCCGCGCGGCGAGATCGGTGAGCTGTGGATTCGCAGCGCCTCCGTCATCAAAGGCTACTGGAACAATCCGAAGGCGAGCGCCGAGAGTTTTACCGCGGGCTTCTGGCACTCCGGCGATCTCGGCTCGGTCGATGCGCAGAACTTCGTCCGCGTGTTCGACCGCCAGAAGGACATGATCAACCGCGGCGGCCTGAAGATCTATTCCGCCGAGGTGGAGTCGGTGTTGGCGGGCCATCCTGCCGTGATCGAGAGCGCGATCATCGCAAAGCCATGCCCGGTGCTCGGCGAGCGCGTGCATGCTGTCATCGTGACCCGCGCCGAGGTGAGCGCCGACGCCTTGCGTGCGTGGTGCGCCGAGCGGCTGTCCGACTACAAGGTGCCGGAGACCATCGCGCTGACCTCGGATCCGCTGCCGCGCAATGCCAACGGCAAGGTGATCAAGCGGCAGTTGCGGGAGGGCCTGGCGGACCGAGCGTAA
- a CDS encoding tetratricopeptide repeat protein, which translates to MSELFDEVDEEVRREQLKKLWDRYSLLIIALAILVVAGVGGWRGYQYFEAKKAAEAGAAFDRAAELSEQNKHAEAEAAFADLAAKAPSGYRNLARLRMAAEVAARDPQAAAKLYDEISADRSVGGPEQDLARIRAAQLVMDSTTYPNMLQRLEPATAEGSTFRHTAREMLAVSAWHANDATAARKWLDLIANDGDTPPSLRSRAEALQALLPPVAKS; encoded by the coding sequence GTGTCTGAATTATTTGATGAAGTCGACGAGGAAGTCCGTCGCGAACAGCTCAAGAAGCTGTGGGACAGATACTCGCTCCTGATCATCGCGCTGGCGATCCTGGTCGTCGCGGGTGTCGGCGGCTGGCGCGGCTACCAATATTTCGAGGCCAAGAAGGCCGCCGAGGCCGGTGCGGCCTTCGACCGCGCCGCCGAGCTGTCCGAGCAGAACAAGCACGCCGAGGCCGAGGCGGCGTTTGCCGATCTCGCTGCCAAGGCGCCGTCCGGCTATCGCAATCTGGCGCGCCTGCGCATGGCCGCCGAGGTCGCGGCCCGCGATCCGCAGGCCGCCGCAAAACTGTATGACGAGATTTCGGCCGACCGCAGCGTCGGCGGCCCCGAGCAGGACCTGGCGCGGATCCGCGCCGCGCAGCTCGTGATGGATTCGACGACCTATCCGAACATGCTGCAGCGGCTCGAGCCGGCGACTGCCGAGGGCTCGACCTTCCGCCACACCGCACGCGAAATGCTGGCGGTGTCGGCCTGGCACGCCAACGATGCCACCGCCGCGCGGAAATGGCTGGATCTGATTGCCAATGACGGCGACACGCCGCCGAGCCTGCGCTCGCGCGCCGAGGCGCTGCAGGCGCTGCTGCCGCCCGTCGCCAAGAGCTGA
- a CDS encoding SDR family NAD(P)-dependent oxidoreductase — protein MTKPLASRIALVTGASRGIGYAASLALAKAGAHVVAVARTQGGLEELDDAIRKDGGSATLVPLTLTDYDGIARLGAALHERHGKLDILVGNAGTAGPSSPLGHIELKPWNDVFAINVTANFQLIRCMDPLLRQSDAGRAVFVTSGVAHKANAYLGPYAASKAALDALVRSWANETANTALRVNLFSPGPIRTRMRAQVFPGEDPMTLDTPEMAAEFIVPMCTPEWTETGKLYDYKARALRNFQPPA, from the coding sequence ATGACAAAACCCCTCGCCTCCCGTATCGCCCTGGTGACCGGTGCCTCGCGCGGCATCGGCTACGCGGCCTCCCTCGCCTTGGCAAAAGCCGGCGCGCATGTCGTGGCGGTGGCGCGCACGCAAGGCGGGCTGGAGGAGCTCGACGACGCGATCCGCAAGGACGGCGGCAGTGCCACGCTGGTGCCGCTCACCCTCACCGACTATGACGGCATCGCGCGGTTGGGCGCAGCGCTGCACGAACGCCACGGCAAGCTCGACATCCTCGTCGGCAATGCCGGCACCGCCGGCCCCTCGTCGCCGCTCGGCCATATCGAGCTGAAGCCGTGGAACGACGTGTTCGCGATCAACGTCACCGCGAACTTCCAGTTGATCCGCTGCATGGACCCGCTGCTGCGGCAGTCCGATGCCGGCCGCGCGGTGTTCGTCACCTCAGGCGTCGCGCACAAGGCCAACGCCTATCTCGGCCCCTACGCCGCCTCCAAGGCCGCGCTGGACGCGCTGGTGCGCTCCTGGGCCAATGAGACCGCCAACACGGCGCTGCGCGTCAACCTGTTCAGCCCCGGCCCGATCCGCACCAGGATGCGCGCCCAGGTGTTTCCCGGCGAAGACCCGATGACCTTGGACACGCCCGAGATGGCCGCCGAATTCATCGTGCCGATGTGCACGCCGGAGTGGACCGAGACCGGCAAGCTCTACGACTACAAGGCACGTGCCCTGCGGAATTTTCAGCCGCCGGCATGA
- a CDS encoding NnrU family protein yields MGLLVMILGLVLFLGVHVLSSLRELRAGIVNAMGEGAYKGVYSLVSAVGLALIVWGFAHYRATGWIDVWTPPTAFKHITVALMLPAVILVVASYIRGRIYTTLKHPMLAGVKLWVFAHLLANGDLGSIVLFGSFLAWAVYDRISLKRRADPGAPPIPVGGVTNDLIAVAVGVVAYLALAFAFHPVVIGVPVMGA; encoded by the coding sequence GTGGGACTGCTCGTCATGATCCTGGGTCTCGTGCTGTTCCTCGGCGTCCACGTGCTGAGCTCGCTTCGCGAGCTGCGCGCCGGCATCGTGAACGCGATGGGCGAGGGCGCCTACAAGGGCGTCTATTCGCTGGTCTCCGCTGTCGGCCTGGCGCTGATCGTCTGGGGCTTTGCGCATTACCGCGCCACCGGCTGGATCGATGTCTGGACCCCGCCCACCGCGTTCAAGCACATCACGGTGGCGCTGATGCTGCCCGCCGTGATCCTGGTCGTCGCCTCCTATATTCGCGGTCGCATCTACACCACGCTGAAGCATCCGATGCTGGCCGGCGTAAAACTGTGGGTGTTCGCGCATCTGCTCGCCAATGGCGATCTCGGCTCGATCGTCCTGTTCGGCTCGTTCCTCGCCTGGGCGGTCTATGACCGCATCTCGCTGAAGCGCCGCGCTGATCCGGGCGCGCCGCCGATCCCGGTCGGCGGCGTCACCAATGATTTGATCGCAGTGGCCGTCGGCGTGGTCGCCTATCTGGCGCTGGCGTTCGCATTCCACCCTGTTGTGATCGGCGTGCCGGTCATGGGAGCCTGA
- a CDS encoding YybH family protein yields the protein MTQHDAEAQIKALIETWADAVRRHDYAGVLAHHDKDIVMFDVPPPFQSRGLAEYRKTWDLFFGCQKAPYAFDVEDLAITAGNDVAFAVAVMRCGPPQDTFQFRLTIGLRKIDGEWRIVHEHHSVPAED from the coding sequence ATGACGCAGCACGACGCCGAAGCCCAAATCAAGGCGCTGATCGAAACATGGGCGGACGCCGTCCGCCGGCACGACTATGCGGGCGTTCTCGCCCATCACGACAAGGACATCGTGATGTTCGACGTGCCGCCGCCGTTCCAGTCGCGCGGACTGGCTGAGTACAGGAAAACCTGGGACCTGTTCTTCGGCTGTCAGAAGGCTCCATACGCCTTCGATGTCGAGGATCTCGCGATCACGGCCGGCAATGATGTCGCCTTCGCCGTCGCGGTGATGCGGTGCGGCCCGCCACAGGATACGTTTCAGTTCAGGTTGACGATCGGATTGCGCAAGATCGACGGCGAATGGCGCATCGTGCACGAGCACCATTCGGTGCCGGCGGAGGATTAG
- the der gene encoding ribosome biogenesis GTPase Der: MSFTIAIIGRPNVGKSTLFNRLVGQKLALVDDEPGVTRDRREGQARLYDLDFTIIDTAGLDEGAKGSLTARMQEQTETAIELADALMFVIDARVGLTPTDRAFADFARRANKPVVLIANKAEGKHGEIGAMESYALGLGDPVQISAEHGEGMGDLHEALRVLVPEAAEADDEIADEDDISEEEAAQRPIRVAIVGRPNAGKSTLINHLLGEERLLTSPEAGTTRDSIAVEITWQGRQFRVFDTAGLRRRARIEEKLEKLSVADALRAVRFAEVVVMMMDAQNKFEEQDLRIADLIEREGRAIVLAVNKWDLVERKPNQISQLRTDADHWLPQVKGVPIVAVSGLMGEGIDRLMTAIQEAYAVWNRRLPTSALNRWFEQAIQANPPPAVSGRRLKLNYITQVKARPPSFVLFCSRADAIPKSYLRYLTNSLRETFDLPGTPVRITLREKANPFAHKRKRPS; this comes from the coding sequence ATGTCTTTCACCATCGCTATTATCGGCCGGCCCAATGTCGGAAAGTCGACCCTGTTCAACCGGCTGGTCGGGCAAAAACTCGCGCTGGTCGATGACGAGCCCGGAGTGACGCGCGACCGCCGCGAGGGCCAGGCCCGGCTTTACGATCTCGACTTCACGATCATCGACACCGCGGGCCTCGACGAAGGCGCCAAGGGCTCGCTGACGGCGCGGATGCAGGAGCAGACCGAGACCGCGATCGAACTCGCGGACGCCCTGATGTTCGTGATCGACGCCCGGGTCGGGCTGACGCCGACCGACCGCGCCTTCGCCGATTTCGCCCGCCGCGCCAACAAGCCGGTCGTGCTGATCGCCAACAAGGCCGAGGGCAAGCATGGCGAGATCGGCGCGATGGAATCCTACGCCCTCGGGCTCGGCGATCCCGTGCAGATTTCAGCCGAGCATGGCGAGGGCATGGGCGACCTCCACGAGGCGCTGCGCGTGCTGGTGCCCGAAGCCGCCGAGGCGGACGATGAGATCGCGGATGAGGACGACATCTCGGAGGAGGAGGCTGCGCAGCGTCCGATCCGCGTCGCCATCGTCGGCCGGCCCAATGCCGGGAAGTCGACCTTGATCAACCATCTGCTCGGCGAGGAGCGGCTGCTGACCAGCCCCGAGGCCGGCACCACGCGCGATTCGATCGCGGTCGAGATCACCTGGCAGGGCCGCCAGTTCCGCGTGTTCGACACCGCCGGACTGCGCCGTCGCGCGCGGATCGAGGAGAAGCTGGAGAAGCTCTCGGTCGCCGACGCGCTGCGCGCGGTGCGCTTCGCCGAGGTCGTGGTGATGATGATGGATGCGCAGAACAAGTTCGAGGAGCAGGACCTGCGCATCGCCGATCTGATCGAGCGCGAGGGCCGTGCCATCGTGCTCGCGGTCAACAAATGGGATCTGGTCGAGCGCAAGCCGAACCAGATCTCGCAATTGCGCACCGACGCCGATCACTGGCTGCCGCAGGTCAAGGGCGTGCCGATCGTCGCCGTCTCCGGCCTGATGGGCGAGGGCATCGACCGCCTGATGACCGCGATCCAGGAGGCTTATGCGGTCTGGAACCGGCGCTTGCCGACCTCGGCGCTCAATCGCTGGTTCGAGCAGGCGATCCAGGCCAATCCGCCGCCGGCGGTGTCCGGCCGAAGGCTGAAGCTGAACTATATCACGCAGGTCAAGGCGCGGCCGCCGAGCTTTGTGCTGTTCTGCTCGCGCGCCGATGCGATCCCGAAATCCTATCTGCGCTATCTCACGAACTCGCTGCGCGAAACCTTCGATCTGCCGGGTACGCCGGTCAGGATCACGCTGCGCGAGAAGGCCAATCCGTTCGCCCACAAGCGCAAGCGCCCGTCATGA
- the panB gene encoding 3-methyl-2-oxobutanoate hydroxymethyltransferase — MSVQSAIRRKTAPDLRARKNGEPIVMLTSYHAHTAALVDKHCDAILVGDSLGNVMHGFETTVPVTLDMMILQGRAVMRGSQAALVVVDMPFGSYEGSKEQAFHSAVRIMKETLCGAVKLEGGVRMAETVAFLSERGIPVMGHIGLTPQSINTLGSFRAQGRDEVNWAPIEADAKAIAEAGAFSIVVEAVAELLARKITQSIAVPTIGIGASSACDGQVLVLEDMLGLSPRAPKFVRRYGNLGPAIEEAVAGYARDVKSRAFPGPEHVYEMKKS, encoded by the coding sequence ATGTCCGTGCAATCCGCCATCCGCCGCAAGACCGCGCCCGATCTCCGCGCCCGCAAGAACGGCGAGCCGATCGTGATGCTGACCTCCTATCACGCCCACACCGCGGCGCTGGTCGACAAGCATTGCGATGCCATCCTGGTCGGCGATTCCCTCGGTAACGTCATGCACGGCTTCGAAACGACCGTGCCCGTCACGCTCGACATGATGATCCTGCAGGGCCGCGCGGTGATGCGCGGATCGCAGGCGGCGCTGGTCGTGGTCGACATGCCCTTCGGCTCCTACGAGGGCTCCAAGGAGCAGGCGTTTCACTCCGCGGTGCGGATCATGAAGGAGACGCTGTGCGGCGCCGTCAAGCTCGAAGGCGGCGTGCGGATGGCGGAGACGGTGGCGTTCCTGTCCGAGCGCGGCATCCCGGTGATGGGCCATATCGGGCTGACGCCGCAATCGATCAACACGCTGGGCTCGTTCCGCGCCCAGGGCCGCGACGAGGTGAACTGGGCGCCGATCGAGGCCGATGCCAAGGCGATCGCCGAGGCCGGCGCATTCTCGATCGTGGTCGAAGCGGTCGCCGAGCTCCTGGCGCGCAAGATCACGCAGTCGATCGCGGTGCCCACGATCGGCATCGGCGCGAGCAGCGCCTGCGACGGCCAGGTGCTGGTGCTGGAGGACATGCTCGGCCTGTCGCCTCGCGCGCCGAAATTCGTGCGCCGCTACGGCAATCTCGGGCCCGCGATCGAGGAAGCCGTCGCCGGCTATGCGCGCGACGTCAAGAGCCGCGCCTTTCCGGGGCCGGAGCACGTCTACGAGATGAAGAAGAGCTGA
- a CDS encoding MFS transporter, whose amino-acid sequence MSEEAASGTTDAPPARGAAVIFIFVTILLDTLALGVVIPILPKLIESFVDNDTASAARIFGLFGQIDPRLPFWVAAGLSFANGLYGLLILPESLPVARRAPFRWRSANPVGALHLLRSNRVLAGLSLANFFAQLAHVVLPSVFVLYATYRYGWDAGTVGATLALVGLCAMIVQGAAIGPIVKHFGERNTLFLGLAFGAAGFFIFGAAPTGHLFWIGIPVMALWGIAGAATQALTTQLVAADQQGQLQGATTSVQSVSQLIGPFLFTLTFAYFIGGNAPLKMPGAPFYLAAVLLLLALLIAWRAMAQKA is encoded by the coding sequence ATGAGCGAGGAGGCGGCAAGCGGCACCACCGACGCGCCGCCAGCGCGCGGCGCCGCCGTGATCTTCATCTTCGTCACCATCCTGCTCGACACGCTGGCGCTCGGCGTGGTGATCCCGATCCTGCCGAAGCTGATCGAGAGCTTCGTCGACAACGACACCGCGAGCGCCGCCCGCATCTTCGGGCTGTTCGGCCAGATCGATCCGCGTCTGCCATTCTGGGTCGCGGCCGGCTTGAGCTTTGCCAATGGCCTCTACGGCCTCTTGATCCTGCCGGAGTCGCTGCCTGTCGCGCGCCGCGCGCCGTTTCGCTGGCGGAGCGCCAATCCGGTCGGCGCGTTGCATCTGTTGCGCTCGAACCGCGTGCTCGCCGGGCTGTCGCTGGCGAATTTCTTCGCCCAGCTTGCTCATGTCGTGCTGCCGTCGGTGTTCGTGCTCTATGCGACCTATCGTTACGGCTGGGACGCCGGCACCGTCGGCGCGACCCTGGCGCTGGTCGGCCTCTGCGCCATGATCGTGCAGGGCGCGGCGATCGGCCCGATCGTCAAGCATTTCGGCGAGCGCAACACGCTGTTCCTTGGGCTCGCCTTCGGCGCGGCGGGGTTCTTCATCTTCGGCGCGGCACCGACCGGGCACCTGTTCTGGATCGGCATTCCCGTGATGGCGCTGTGGGGCATTGCCGGCGCCGCGACCCAGGCGCTGACCACGCAGCTCGTGGCGGCAGATCAGCAGGGCCAATTGCAGGGCGCCACCACCAGCGTGCAGAGTGTCTCGCAGCTGATCGGCCCGTTCCTGTTCACGCTGACCTTTGCGTATTTCATCGGTGGCAACGCGCCGCTGAAGATGCCCGGTGCGCCGTTCTATCTGGCGGCTGTGCTGTTGCTGCTGGCGCTGCTGATCGCGTGGCGCGCGATGGCGCAGAAAGCGTAG
- a CDS encoding ABC transporter substrate-binding protein, translating to MTTTLARRCAVLLACAAFGVAAPAFAQDKNVKIGVLNDMSGLYADIGGPNSVAAANMAVEDSGMLAKGWKIEVVSGDHQNKPDVGVNIARNWIDNEKVDMITDTPNSGVALAVSNLAKEKNSIVLNSGAATADLTGKACNANTISYTFDTYMLANGTGKALTKAGGDSWFFLTADYAFGHALERDTSAVVSANGGKVLGGVKHPLNTADFSSFLLQAQASKAKIIGLANAGGDTTNAIKQASEFGITAGGQKLAALLLFVNDVHALGLKIAQGLTFTESFYWDMNDQTRAWSKRFQARSPKGSMPSMTVAGVYAGVLHYLKALDAMGGNPHDGAKVVAKMKEIPTDDPLFGKGPLRIDGRRIIPAYLFEVKKPEESKYPWDYYKLIATISPEDAAKPLEASDCPLVKK from the coding sequence ATGACGACGACGCTCGCGCGGCGCTGTGCCGTGCTTCTCGCCTGCGCCGCTTTTGGCGTTGCGGCACCCGCTTTTGCCCAGGACAAGAACGTCAAGATCGGCGTGCTGAACGACATGTCGGGCCTCTATGCCGACATCGGCGGCCCGAACTCGGTGGCCGCGGCCAACATGGCGGTCGAGGATTCCGGCATGCTCGCCAAGGGCTGGAAGATCGAGGTGGTCTCCGGCGATCACCAGAACAAGCCCGACGTCGGCGTCAATATCGCGCGCAACTGGATCGACAACGAGAAGGTCGACATGATCACCGACACGCCGAACTCCGGCGTGGCGCTCGCGGTGAGCAACCTTGCCAAAGAGAAGAACTCGATCGTGCTCAATTCGGGCGCGGCGACCGCCGACCTCACCGGCAAGGCCTGTAACGCCAACACGATCTCCTACACCTTCGACACCTACATGCTCGCCAACGGCACCGGCAAGGCGCTGACCAAGGCCGGCGGCGACAGCTGGTTCTTCCTCACCGCCGACTACGCGTTCGGCCACGCGCTGGAGCGCGACACTTCGGCGGTGGTATCAGCCAATGGCGGCAAGGTGCTCGGCGGCGTCAAGCATCCGCTCAACACTGCTGATTTCTCCTCCTTCCTGCTCCAGGCGCAGGCCTCCAAGGCCAAGATCATCGGGCTCGCCAATGCCGGCGGCGACACCACCAACGCGATCAAGCAGGCGTCCGAATTTGGCATTACTGCGGGCGGCCAGAAGCTCGCCGCGCTGCTGCTGTTCGTCAACGACGTGCATGCGCTCGGCCTGAAGATCGCGCAGGGCCTCACCTTCACGGAATCGTTCTACTGGGACATGAACGACCAGACCCGGGCCTGGTCGAAGCGCTTCCAGGCGCGCTCGCCGAAGGGCTCGATGCCCTCGATGACGGTCGCCGGCGTCTATGCCGGCGTGCTGCATTATTTGAAGGCGCTGGACGCGATGGGCGGCAACCCGCATGACGGCGCCAAGGTCGTCGCCAAGATGAAGGAGATCCCGACCGACGATCCCCTGTTCGGCAAGGGCCCGCTGCGCATCGACGGTCGCCGCATCATCCCGGCCTATTTGTTCGAGGTGAAGAAGCCGGAAGAGTCGAAATACCCGTGGGACTATTACAAGCTGATCGCCACCATCTCGCCGGAAGACGCCGCCAAGCCGCTCGAGGCCAGCGACTGCCCGCTGGTGAAGAAATAA